One genomic segment of Flavobacteriaceae bacterium includes these proteins:
- a CDS encoding proline--tRNA ligase, producing MSHKLTKREEDYSKWYNELIVKADLAEASSVRGCMVIKPYGYAIWERMQQELDKMFKETGHVNAYFPLFVPKSLFEAEEKNAEGFAKECAVVTHYRLQNDPDNEGKLRVDPRAKLEEELIVRPTSEAVIWNTYKGWIQSYRDLPLLINQWANVVRWEMRTRLFLRTSEFLWQEGHTAHASEAEAIAESKQMQKVYATFAEEFMAMPVIRGFKSESERFAGALETYTIEALMQDGKALQAGTSHFLGQNFAKAFDVKYTPKEGKQEYVWATSWGVSTRLIGGLIMTHSDDLGLVLPPKLAPIQVVIVPIYKGEEQLALISEKVHVLVKELKSKGISVTFDDRDTLRPGAKFAEYELKGVPIRIAIGKRDMEKHTVEVARRDILEKQTIAQEGLSDYILHLLGDIQDYLFQKSLTYRNEHITEVYSFDEFKEVIENKGGFVSAHWDGTAETEAKIKELTKATIRCIPNDAKQEEGKCILTGSISKKRVLFAKAY from the coding sequence ATGAGTCATAAATTAACAAAAAGAGAAGAAGATTATTCGAAATGGTATAATGAATTAATTGTAAAAGCAGATTTGGCTGAGGCCTCTTCCGTAAGAGGTTGTATGGTCATCAAACCTTACGGCTATGCTATCTGGGAACGTATGCAGCAAGAACTCGACAAAATGTTTAAAGAAACGGGCCACGTAAATGCTTATTTTCCGTTATTTGTTCCTAAAAGTCTTTTTGAAGCAGAAGAGAAAAATGCCGAAGGTTTTGCAAAAGAGTGTGCTGTTGTTACGCATTACAGATTGCAAAACGATCCGGATAATGAAGGAAAGCTAAGAGTAGACCCCCGGGCAAAGCTGGAGGAAGAACTCATTGTAAGGCCTACATCCGAAGCTGTTATCTGGAATACGTATAAAGGCTGGATACAGTCCTATAGAGATTTGCCACTACTGATTAATCAATGGGCAAATGTGGTTCGTTGGGAAATGCGTACACGATTATTTTTAAGAACCTCCGAATTTTTGTGGCAGGAAGGACATACGGCTCATGCTTCCGAAGCAGAGGCAATAGCCGAATCTAAGCAAATGCAGAAAGTATACGCGACATTTGCAGAAGAATTTATGGCAATGCCCGTTATCAGAGGGTTTAAATCCGAAAGCGAACGCTTTGCCGGAGCATTGGAAACCTATACTATTGAAGCGTTAATGCAAGACGGAAAAGCACTGCAAGCGGGAACCTCTCATTTTTTAGGACAAAATTTTGCAAAAGCATTTGATGTAAAATACACTCCCAAAGAAGGAAAGCAAGAATATGTTTGGGCAACGTCCTGGGGAGTTTCCACCAGATTGATAGGCGGGCTGATTATGACTCATTCCGATGACCTTGGATTGGTATTGCCTCCTAAATTGGCTCCAATCCAGGTAGTAATTGTTCCTATATATAAAGGAGAAGAACAATTAGCGTTGATTTCTGAAAAAGTACATGTTTTGGTAAAAGAATTAAAGAGTAAAGGAATATCGGTAACATTTGACGATAGAGATACTTTACGCCCGGGAGCTAAGTTTGCCGAATATGAATTAAAAGGCGTCCCGATAAGAATTGCCATCGGTAAAAGAGACATGGAAAAGCACACTGTGGAAGTAGCAAGAAGAGATATTTTAGAAAAACAAACAATAGCTCAGGAAGGGTTATCCGATTATATTCTACACCTACTGGGTGATATTCAGGATTATTTGTTTCAAAAATCCCTTACATATAGAAATGAACACATAACAGAAGTGTATTCTTTTGATGAATTTAAAGAAGTTATAGAAAATAAAGGCGGTTTTGTATCGGCTCATTGGGATGGAACCGCAGAAACAGAAGCCAAGATCAAAGAATTAACTAAAGCCACTATAAGGTGCATTCCTAACGATGCAAAACAGGAAGAAGGAAAATGCATCTTAACGGGCAGTATATCTAAGAAAAGAGTCTTATTTGCAAAGGCATACTAA
- a CDS encoding 30S ribosomal protein S20, producing the protein MANHKSALKRIRSNEAKRLRNRYQHKTTRNAVRDLRATTDKKEAGGMLGKVISMLDKLAKNNIIHKNKAANLKSKLTKHVATL; encoded by the coding sequence ATGGCAAATCATAAATCAGCATTAAAAAGAATTAGAAGTAACGAAGCTAAAAGGTTGCGGAACAGGTACCAGCATAAAACTACTCGTAATGCCGTTAGAGATTTGCGTGCTACCACAGATAAAAAAGAAGCAGGAGGGATGCTCGGAAAAGTGATATCAATGTTAGATAAACTAGCTAAAAATAATATCATTCATAAAAATAAAGCAGCCAACTTAAAATCTAAACTAACAAAGCACGTTGCTACACTATAA
- a CDS encoding DUF3078 domain-containing protein has protein sequence MKKMIIICFSLMNLPVNAQEKKTDSIVKDTVSNWTKKGVFTLLFNQSSFSNWVGGGENAISGTVSINYDFNYKKENWNWDTKIITKYGISKISGNETRKTDDYFEFNSLVGKRASKNWSYSFFVNVRSQFTTGYDYTTNPKTETSRFFAPGYLTFGPGIAYNKSANFKINLAPSTLKATFVSSSFSGQYGTNIGKTPHYELGFYASVFYKAIVMKNVSVENIFDAYTNYLDKPQNIDINYQLNIVMQINKYLATNLNFHTIMDTNISGRVQFKEVFGLGVNYIF, from the coding sequence ATGAAAAAAATGATAATCATATGTTTTAGCCTGATGAACCTACCGGTCAATGCACAAGAAAAGAAAACAGATTCAATTGTCAAAGACACGGTTTCTAATTGGACAAAGAAAGGTGTTTTTACCTTATTATTCAACCAATCTTCTTTTTCTAATTGGGTTGGAGGAGGAGAAAATGCTATCTCCGGAACGGTAAGTATCAATTACGATTTTAATTATAAAAAAGAAAACTGGAACTGGGATACCAAAATTATTACCAAATACGGGATTAGTAAAATCAGCGGGAATGAAACCAGAAAAACGGATGACTATTTTGAGTTTAATTCGCTGGTTGGGAAAAGAGCTTCTAAAAACTGGTCTTATTCATTCTTTGTAAATGTTCGCTCTCAGTTTACGACAGGATATGATTATACTACGAATCCTAAAACGGAAACTTCAAGATTTTTTGCTCCGGGGTATTTGACTTTCGGACCGGGTATTGCATACAATAAGTCTGCTAATTTTAAAATAAACCTGGCACCTTCAACATTAAAGGCTACTTTTGTCAGTAGCAGTTTTTCCGGGCAATACGGAACCAATATCGGGAAAACACCTCATTATGAATTGGGGTTTTATGCTTCTGTCTTTTATAAAGCTATAGTCATGAAAAATGTAAGTGTAGAAAATATTTTTGATGCCTATACTAATTATTTGGATAAACCTCAAAATATCGATATCAATTATCAACTTAATATTGTAATGCAAATAAACAAGTATTTAGCTACCAATTTGAATTTCCATACAATTATGGATACTAATATTTCCGGCAGAGTACAATTTAAAGAAGTATTTGGTTTAGGAGTAAATTATATTTTCTAA
- a CDS encoding DUF2480 family protein: MEEEIINRVANSKLITIDLEELYPEGERVLFDIKDWLYEGIVLKEKDFREHVKGHDWTQYKGQYVALTCSEDVIIPSWAYLLLSAELAPYAITVVVGNLELLETVLFQKGIEDMSIVDYIDKPVIIKGCADKPIPASAFTWLAQKLQPVVGKMMYGEACSTVPLYKKSK; the protein is encoded by the coding sequence ATGGAAGAAGAAATAATAAATAGGGTTGCCAACAGCAAATTAATCACAATTGATTTGGAGGAATTGTATCCTGAAGGAGAGCGTGTTCTTTTTGATATTAAAGATTGGCTGTATGAAGGAATTGTTTTAAAAGAAAAAGATTTTCGTGAGCATGTAAAAGGTCATGACTGGACTCAATATAAGGGACAGTATGTAGCCCTGACCTGTTCCGAGGATGTTATTATTCCTTCCTGGGCTTATTTGTTACTTTCTGCCGAATTAGCGCCATATGCCATAACCGTTGTCGTAGGAAATTTGGAGCTATTAGAAACGGTTCTTTTTCAAAAAGGTATTGAGGATATGAGCATTGTCGACTATATTGATAAGCCTGTTATTATTAAAGGTTGTGCTGATAAACCGATTCCTGCTTCTGCTTTTACATGGTTAGCACAAAAACTACAACCTGTCGTCGGGAAAATGATGTATGGCGAAGCCTGTTCTACGGTTCCCTTATACAAAAAGAGTAAATAA
- a CDS encoding DUF59 domain-containing protein has product MTEELIEEIGDKIVRVLKTIYDPEIPVDIYELGLIYDVFVNEDNDAKILMTLTSPNCPVAESLPLEVEEKVKSLKEINNAAVEITFDPAWTQDMMSEEAKLELGML; this is encoded by the coding sequence ATGACGGAAGAACTTATAGAAGAAATAGGAGATAAAATTGTAAGGGTTTTAAAAACTATTTACGACCCGGAAATACCTGTAGATATCTATGAACTTGGATTAATTTATGATGTTTTTGTAAACGAAGATAACGATGCAAAGATATTAATGACACTGACATCGCCTAATTGTCCCGTAGCAGAATCACTTCCTTTGGAAGTCGAGGAAAAAGTGAAATCTTTAAAAGAGATTAACAATGCAGCCGTGGAAATTACTTTTGATCCTGCCTGGACACAAGATATGATGAGTGAAGAAGCAAAGTTAGAGTTGGGAATGTTATAA
- a CDS encoding SufE family protein, whose amino-acid sequence MTIKEIQKEIIDEFSMFDNWMERYEYIIEIGKSLPVIDPQYKLDENLIKGCQSKVWLHAETVNDVLVFTADSDAILTKGIVALLLRVYTHQPATAILASDTVFIDEIGLQEHLSPTRANGLVSMIKQIKLYAVTHQANTAN is encoded by the coding sequence ATGACAATTAAAGAAATACAAAAAGAAATTATTGATGAGTTTTCAATGTTTGATAATTGGATGGAACGTTACGAATACATTATAGAAATAGGGAAGTCACTCCCTGTAATTGACCCTCAATATAAATTGGATGAAAACCTGATCAAAGGTTGCCAGTCCAAAGTTTGGCTGCATGCTGAAACGGTTAATGACGTTCTTGTTTTCACTGCCGATAGTGATGCTATACTTACCAAGGGAATTGTTGCATTATTACTAAGAGTGTATACACATCAGCCCGCCACTGCTATTTTGGCTTCGGATACGGTTTTTATAGATGAAATCGGCTTGCAGGAACACCTTTCTCCAACAAGGGCAAACGGGTTGGTTTCCATGATAAAACAAATCAAATTATATGCTGTTACTCATCAGGCAAATACGGCAAATTAA
- a CDS encoding sugar kinase, whose protein sequence is MGTLLAVGTVAFDTIETPFGKTDKILGGSGTFIGLAASHFGIKTAVVSVVGGDFPLSYLKMMNKKGIDTEGIEIIKEGKTFFWSGKYHNDMNVRDTLTTELNVLEHFKPVVPKSFENAPIVMLGNLHPLTQTSVLDQMQKKPKLVVLDTMNFWMNTALEDLHKVLKRVDVITINDDEARQLSGEYSLVNAAKKIHGMGPEYVVIKKGEHGALLFNEEKMFFAPALPLAEVFDPTGAGDTFSGGFCGYLAKTEDISFENMKNAIIYGSNLASFCVEKFGTERMEHLQNDEVEKRLNVFKELTQFDINLN, encoded by the coding sequence ATGGGTACATTATTAGCGGTTGGAACGGTTGCTTTTGACACAATTGAAACGCCATTTGGCAAAACAGATAAGATTTTAGGAGGTTCCGGTACATTTATCGGGTTGGCAGCATCTCATTTTGGAATAAAAACAGCTGTTGTTTCCGTAGTGGGAGGAGATTTCCCTTTATCGTATTTAAAGATGATGAATAAAAAAGGAATTGATACGGAGGGTATAGAAATTATTAAAGAAGGAAAAACATTTTTTTGGAGTGGTAAATACCACAATGATATGAATGTTCGTGATACATTGACCACCGAATTAAATGTATTGGAGCATTTCAAACCAGTAGTCCCGAAAAGCTTTGAAAACGCACCTATTGTCATGTTAGGGAATTTACATCCGTTAACACAAACGTCCGTTTTGGATCAAATGCAGAAAAAGCCAAAATTGGTAGTACTGGATACCATGAATTTTTGGATGAATACGGCATTGGAAGATCTACATAAGGTGTTAAAACGAGTAGATGTGATCACCATCAATGACGATGAAGCACGCCAGCTAAGCGGAGAATATTCACTGGTAAATGCAGCGAAAAAAATTCACGGAATGGGCCCTGAATATGTAGTGATTAAGAAAGGAGAACACGGTGCGTTGCTATTTAATGAAGAAAAGATGTTTTTTGCTCCTGCATTGCCCCTGGCAGAAGTTTTTGACCCAACAGGAGCAGGCGATACTTTCTCCGGAGGTTTCTGTGGTTACTTAGCAAAAACAGAAGACATTTCTTTTGAAAATATGAAAAACGCTATTATTTACGGTTCTAATCTGGCATCGTTTTGTGTAGAAAAATTTGGAACAGAACGAATGGAGCATTTGCAAAATGATGAAGTAGAAAAACGACTAAACGTTTTTAAAGAATTGACACAATTTGATATCAACCTGAATTGA
- a CDS encoding acyltransferase family protein, whose amino-acid sequence MTRNRKLYFPNLNGLRCIAACFVIINHTEQFKYFYGIGDGVLSPSVKNIGKLGVMLFFVLSGFLITSLLLSEERIFGTIHTKKFYIRRLLRITPLYLLLIFLVFFVIQHVSFLEIPRMRNPIEENFTTIVVLHLFFLPNLTTAIYGFLPYIAQAWSIGTEEQSYLLWPLLLKRCKKNRLILMAGIILFYVLIRIVLKLFFLTVPHYEIIAKFWRHFNIDAIATGGIFAVLLFKKHRILKFVVHQKTFYITLTGVSILLLSGHRSLFSLSCLFRFIWYYHYQFSSKYTLKKSAGRIDASLFRPNLIRNIYVPFYSNDFGTHVSIEI is encoded by the coding sequence ATGACAAGAAATCGCAAATTGTACTTTCCAAACCTCAACGGATTGCGATGTATTGCGGCTTGTTTTGTAATTATCAATCATACGGAGCAGTTCAAATATTTTTATGGCATAGGTGATGGCGTGCTATCCCCGTCAGTAAAAAATATAGGAAAATTGGGAGTCATGCTTTTCTTTGTACTAAGCGGGTTTTTAATTACTTCCCTGCTTCTCTCGGAAGAACGTATTTTCGGAACCATACATACAAAAAAGTTTTATATCCGGAGGCTCTTAAGAATCACTCCACTGTATCTATTACTCATTTTCTTAGTTTTCTTTGTGATACAACATGTTTCTTTTTTGGAAATCCCCCGAATGAGAAACCCGATAGAGGAAAACTTTACTACGATAGTAGTGTTGCACCTGTTCTTTTTGCCCAATTTAACAACGGCTATCTATGGTTTTCTCCCGTATATCGCACAAGCATGGTCTATAGGAACAGAAGAACAATCTTATTTGTTGTGGCCTTTGCTATTAAAGCGATGTAAAAAAAACCGATTAATCCTTATGGCAGGTATTATTTTATTTTATGTCCTAATACGAATTGTGCTAAAACTATTCTTTTTGACAGTCCCCCACTATGAAATAATTGCTAAGTTTTGGAGGCATTTTAATATAGATGCCATCGCAACAGGAGGTATTTTTGCAGTATTGCTGTTTAAAAAGCATCGCATACTCAAATTCGTTGTACATCAAAAAACTTTTTACATTACACTTACAGGAGTATCCATATTACTCTTATCAGGGCACCGTTCCTTATTTTCATTATCTTGCCTATTCCGTTTTATTTGGTATTATCATTATCAATTTAGCAGCAAATACACACTTAAAAAAAGCGCTGGAAGGATAGATGCTTCATTATTTAGGCCAAATCTCATACGGAATATATATGTACCATTTTATAGTAATGATTTTGGTACTCATGTTAGTATCGAAATATAA
- a CDS encoding amidophosphoribosyltransferase — protein sequence MSDALKHECGIAMVRLKQPLQFYKDKYGTAFYGLNKMYLLMEKQHNRGQDGAGLASVKFNVKPGSRYISRVRSNKSQPIQHVFTKINDRLNTAFKKNPTKIDNVAWQEEHMPYIGNLFLGHVRYGTFGKNSMESVHPFLRQSNWKHQNLIVAGNFNMTNSMQLLDELITLGQHPKEFTDTVTVMEKIGHFLEEEVADLYIQAKEKGMTKMEASPYIEKHLDIQRILQRSSKNWDGGYAIAGLLGHGDAFVLRDPSGIRPAYFYEDDEIVVVASERPVIQTVFNVQIEAVKELERGHALIIKKNGTASIKPILKQKEKKSCSFERIYFSRGSDASIYKERKNLGKYVFPQVLKSINRDISNTVFSFIPNTAETSFYGMIEAAEDILNEQKTAKILAGGKALSARRVTEILSERPRFEKIAVKDAKLRTFIADDTSRDDLVGHVYDVTYGVVKPTDNLVIIDDSIVRGTTLKKSIIKILDRLNPKKIIIVSSAPQIRYPDCYGIDMAKINDFIAFKAALELLKEIDRFHIVDEVYKKAITQRNLEDAAIINHVKEIYAPFSTEEISAKIAQMLKTEEIRATVEVIYQSVTHLHKACPENSGDWYFTGNYPTDGGHRVVNEAFINFYEGNNKRAY from the coding sequence ATGAGCGATGCATTAAAACACGAATGTGGTATTGCAATGGTTCGGTTAAAACAACCATTACAATTTTACAAAGACAAATACGGAACAGCATTTTACGGGTTAAACAAAATGTATCTGCTAATGGAAAAGCAACACAATCGGGGTCAAGACGGTGCAGGTTTGGCAAGTGTAAAGTTCAATGTAAAACCGGGAAGCAGATATATAAGCAGAGTTCGTTCCAATAAATCACAACCCATCCAACATGTGTTTACCAAGATCAATGACAGACTGAATACTGCTTTCAAAAAAAATCCGACAAAGATAGACAATGTCGCTTGGCAGGAAGAACATATGCCCTATATAGGAAACCTGTTTTTAGGACATGTGCGCTATGGAACTTTTGGTAAAAATAGTATGGAGAGTGTACATCCTTTTTTACGCCAGAGCAACTGGAAGCATCAGAATTTGATAGTAGCAGGAAATTTTAATATGACCAATTCCATGCAATTGTTGGATGAATTGATAACATTGGGGCAACACCCTAAAGAATTTACTGATACGGTAACCGTAATGGAAAAAATAGGTCATTTTTTAGAAGAAGAAGTTGCCGATTTATACATACAAGCCAAAGAAAAAGGGATGACTAAAATGGAAGCTTCACCCTATATAGAAAAACATCTGGATATACAAAGAATCTTACAACGCTCTTCGAAAAACTGGGATGGAGGGTATGCAATAGCGGGACTCTTAGGCCATGGAGATGCCTTTGTATTAAGAGACCCTTCAGGCATTAGGCCCGCTTATTTTTATGAAGATGACGAAATTGTAGTAGTTGCTTCGGAAAGGCCTGTCATTCAAACCGTTTTTAATGTTCAAATAGAAGCAGTAAAAGAATTGGAAAGAGGTCATGCTCTGATTATCAAAAAAAACGGAACTGCTTCTATCAAACCTATATTAAAACAAAAAGAAAAAAAATCGTGTTCCTTTGAACGCATTTATTTTTCCAGAGGCAGTGATGCATCTATTTATAAAGAAAGAAAAAATTTAGGGAAATATGTATTTCCACAAGTATTAAAATCTATCAATCGCGATATTTCAAACACCGTTTTTTCGTTTATCCCCAATACGGCAGAAACTTCTTTTTACGGAATGATAGAAGCTGCGGAAGACATTCTAAATGAACAAAAGACAGCAAAAATATTAGCAGGAGGAAAAGCACTATCTGCCCGAAGAGTGACAGAAATTTTATCTGAAAGACCGCGCTTTGAAAAAATTGCCGTTAAAGATGCAAAACTAAGAACTTTTATTGCCGACGATACCAGTAGAGACGACCTGGTAGGCCATGTGTACGATGTTACCTACGGAGTTGTAAAACCTACAGACAATCTGGTCATTATAGATGACAGTATTGTACGAGGAACTACACTTAAGAAAAGTATTATTAAGATTTTAGATCGCTTAAACCCCAAAAAAATTATCATTGTGTCTTCGGCACCGCAAATTCGCTACCCTGATTGTTACGGAATTGATATGGCGAAAATTAACGATTTTATAGCTTTTAAAGCTGCTTTGGAACTATTAAAAGAAATCGATAGATTTCACATAGTTGATGAAGTTTACAAAAAAGCCATCACACAAAGGAATCTGGAAGATGCAGCTATTATAAATCATGTAAAAGAAATATATGCACCGTTTTCAACCGAAGAGATTTCAGCGAAAATAGCACAAATGCTAAAGACCGAAGAGATTAGAGCAACAGTAGAGGTCATTTATCAATCCGTAACACATTTGCATAAGGCATGCCCTGAAAATTCGGGAGACTGGTATTTTACCGGGAATTATCCTACAGACGGAGGGCACAGAGTGGTCAATGAGGCTTTTATTAATTTTTATGAGGGGAATAATAAGAGAGCGTATTAG